The genomic segment CCCAGCGCCCATTTCTCAGGGCCAGATGTTCCCTTTCCTGCAACTTGGAACTATTGTCCTCCTTCCAAGgaaaccccacccccagctcttcaGCTTCCCAAGCAGCATTTCTTGGCCAGGTCTGTCCCCCTTGCCCCCTCTCCTCCATGGCTAATTTCCTTGGCCAGAGTCCTTAATATCTCTGGGGGATTCTAGATACTTCAAAAGTCAAAGAGAAGAAATCCAAGTAAAAGTCTTGtaatactttttattataaattacacACACCATCAGTTTTTACAAAATTCTATCTATTCTTCCACTTCAATGCACATGCATTAAAGATATGTCTGGTGTAACATTCACCAAATGTGAATGCTGTTTCTGAGTGGTAGGATTTGTGGTGTTTTAGCTTTTTTAATATCAACGTCATTTGTATagattcatcattttaaaaaaatgaactggaaataagaattaaccaaaggatatATGGGGGTTTACATGGTAGGAGGCGGTTTCCCAAGGGTCGAGTGTCAGGGGAGCAGGaagtgggaacagagaggaaGGTACATGTCTTGGCACCCCCTCTCCGCCCTGCCCATGTCCCACCACACACTCAGGGCTACAAGTCTTGGTAAGAGAAAGGCGGCAGGTCCGGGACACAGGCCGCCAGGTGGGGGATGCAGGCCACATGATTGACACTGCAGAGCCCAGCATCCTGGCCCTTCTCAAAGTAGACGCTGCCAGGGGAGAAGATGGAGGGGTCCTCATCAAAGAAGTTATAGGGTCGGAGCAAGAAGCCAACTCTGTTCCCCAGAGTCACTGTGTTGGGGACATCCTCAGCGTGAGGGATGTGCAGGAAGCTGGCTGTAACCCAAGCCACCAGGTCCtgcaggaagaggaagaactgGAGACTCTGGAGGCGAGATCCAGAGAACCCCCCCCTCAGCCACAATCCCCAATCTCCAGTCTCAGCCCTGCTTCCACCTCTGCCCAGCCGCAGGCCCAAATAACAGGCGTGGTAATCCATGTGAGAAGCTGTAGGGTGGTCCCAGGGCTAATCTCACCCCCAGGAGGGATGACCCATGTTGGTcatcagggaactccctggcgggcCCCTAATCTAAGAACCGGAAATCTACCATTCCCTCCATCCTACAGCCAGGGGCCGGGCAGCCAAGACACCAGGCTTAGGGGAGCTCCTTTCCTCTGCCCCGAGGGCTACCAACCTCTCCTAACAGGGTCTCATTGTTGATGAAGTCAGCAAAGGCTGCAGTGGGCGTCCAGATGTCATTCTGGTAATAGATGCTGCTGCTCTGtgactcctcctccttcctccggGTCACCACAAGCTGGTATCTGACCAGGAATGTTGTAGGAAGGTGGTGTCAGAAAACGTCAAGGGCCTTTCAGCCCAGAAATCCTTTGGATCAGAGTCTGTGTGAGACCATTCCCGTCCCATATCTACTTGGATCTGAGAAGAGGTCCAGGGGTGAATGATCGAGGTTAGTGAGTTGGGGTCTTCAGGAGCTGGGATGGGAAGGGGACCAGTCCTTCCCTACCACCCAGTGCCCAGggccctcctcacctcccccagcTGAGGGCCCTCTCCATGTCGCTGTCCAGGGGCATGTGTATGCCAAGAGGGCTGTGGATCTGGATTCGGTACCCGCGCTGGTGACCCCAGGAATTAGTCTGGTTGCTAGCCAAGTAAAGGTAGCGGGGAAGGGGGTCCCCCAAGAAAAAAGCTGTCAGGTCCTCCCTTCCCAGGACCTGCCGAGTCAGCTGTGGGCGCTGCAGTTGGTGCTCCGGACTCCAAGGGGCTGCCACAGGTTTAAACACCACGTCTTCAGCTACCACCCAGTTTTTCAGCCCTgccagggtgaggggagggagaggagtgcCACAGCAGGTGAGACAGGTCCCTTGTTTTCTCCGtgatgccccctgcactggcctGACAAAGGACAGCAGAGCTCATCAGCTCTGCGCTGGGAGCCAGGTCTGGACTTGAGAGCTAGCCCGCCTTCTTTGAACTTGCCCTGTCCAACACAGTTACCACCGGCCACAAGTGgctctttcaatttaaaaaattcagttcctcagtcacactatcTACATTCCAAGTGCTCAACAGCTACGTGTGGCTAGCGGCTAACATATTGGACAAGGCAGACATGTAAcattccatcattgcagaaagttctattggcgCTGGTCTACCCAATACACTTTGGACCAATTGCTCGCTTCTCTGATTCTCACTCGGTGAATCGCTACAATGGGCATAAGGAAAGCTGTTCTGTGGCTGAGCTCTGTAGATGCGAAAGCACACACAGGTGGCTAATAACATTCTTCTAACTATGAAAGGGATATTTGTCTTGGAGAAGCCGGATGGGAAAACCCAGTCCCCTTCCGTGGTGCCCTGCGTACTCCTCCTGGCTCTgagactttgattttttttctcagtatggCAGGTATCACTTTGTCTTTTTTACAAGGAAGTAGATTTATATCTTTAAATTGTCTGGGAGATCCCTGGAACACTTATACTCTTTCTGCAGGTTCAGACTGCTAGTTCCTTTGGGCATGACTCATATGAATGTGCCGGcacacagggaactctcctgAAGCCAGTGCCCCTGCCAGTTGTCCTGTGTGCAGGGGCCTGACACAGACTCTCTGGCCCACAGCACCAGCCTGTGCTGCACGCTGGTCCAATAAATGTGATTTGGTTTTATGTCCTAAGACAAGGCTCTTCAATGCCAAAATGCTGGAAAGAAAACTTCAAGTCAGAAAATAGTCATATTCCAAATATGTCCAAGAATAACCTAGTTAAAATGCAtgatttaaaatagcatttcaaTCATGCTGTTTTCTTagctctctcccctccacccgcacagcacacacacacacagatgcacacacacgcCATCTTTATACTCAAGAGAATATGGAAATGTTTCACAAGAAATATGCTGTTACAGTGCATTATACTTGGACAGCCACTTCCTGAcccatctccccccaccctccttaGTTTCCGTAACTGAAAAATGGAGAGGGTGTGATGGATTCCCAATTTTCTTTCTGGGCCTAATAGTCTAACTTGATTAAGTTAATTATTTTGTTCTGGACAAAAATCTGTCAGGAGCTTTAGGTCCCCTTTGTGCTTAGAGCCCTACTTGAGAAATCCCTTTCTACACTTGCAGCAAGCCTATTGCATGCCTGCCATGTCACCAGAGAGCCCACTGCAATGACACGTGCTGGCAGGAATGGGATGGTCCTCCCCAGGAGGTGGATGGGCCCCCGTCTTGTAATCTCAGTTGCCTGAAATCCTGCGGAGCAGCCCCCAGCTAGCACCTCCTTTTCTCAGGCCCCAGGACCACCTCCACTCTCAGGAAGCTCTTTACACAGACTACTCCCTATCTCTGTTCAggccccagcttcccccacctccaccgaCTCTCAGAATGAGGAAGAACTCAGAGCCCCAGCTCCAGCCGTGTCCAGCCTCAGACAGGCAGGGCAAGGGCAAGTTCACCACCCACAGACAGGCTAAGGCAGCCAGCTAGTACAGCGCAGCCATTACATCTGGTTTCACAATTGCAGCGGGTCAGAGGGGCTGGGCGGGGGAACACTCTCTACCTTTTGCCAAATACCCAATAAGCCCAGTATTTAGGCTGACTGCAGTTGAATACAGTCAGATCAGTCCCTGCTGTTGCCACAATAAATTGTGGTGCTGGAACGCCACCCTCTTGCCTCTTCCGGCTTGATGTGGCTTGATGTGCGGGTCTCCCTTCCCTCTGGCCCACCCCAATGCTCAATCCTCATCCCCTGGGCACTCACCTGCCACATCCAGGTCCAGCTTGAAGTGGAAGGCATGCGTGTGCACCGCCCCCAGCACTCTCTCCCCAACGCGGTTCCCAAAGAGGAGGCTCTCCTCGCCCCCGCTCAGGAAAGCAGTGTTGATGTAGCCCGTGGCATGGACCCGCCCTTCAAGCGCCCCATTTGGGTGCAATACGAAGTCCCAAATGTAGTCATAGTTGCCTACAGAGGACACAGACCTGACTACAAGGGCCGAGCCAGCCAAACCACCATAGAAATGACTCTGAAGGTGACCGTGGTGCCTGCGGAGGGGTAGTCCCTGGGCctcctcaaacacacacacagcccccggGAGCAGCTGGACTGCCCCTTTGCCCACTAATACGTGGATGTCCACCATGGTAGACTGATAGGGGCAGTCCACTCCCCGCACCAAGCCCCGGCTGTGATGGCCAAGTCCATAGCTGCTATCCAGGTATCGGGTCATCATTGTCTTGGGTGAATCGGCACCATAGATAGAAACACACTCCTGGACACTGACTTCATAGGCCACTCGCTCACCCTTGAACCGAACATCAAAAATCCTCATGCCACTGAACACCCCATGGCCAAAGGTAAACGTCCAAAGGGAGGACGCCACTAGGTTCCCTTGCACACTGTACCGGGAGCCCTGAGGTGAGAACTGAAGAGGGGGAAGAGGACCTGGGGAGACCCGCGATCGCAGCGATGAGGCCCCATCTGGCAGGGGTAGAGGAACTCTAACCACTTCCAGCCGGCCAGCCTTAAACTCCCATTCCAGCTGACCCAAGTCTGCATAGTAGTGCCCAAGGTAGAAGACCTGCTGGACAGCCCAGCGGGCAGGGTCCAAGGCCCTGTGGTCCAGCAGTAGCTCGAGCCCCACAGGGTGAAGGAAAATCCCAACACCTGAGATGTTATGGTAGAGGGCTATCCAGGTAGCACGGTCCCCTGAGCGCAAGCCACGAGGGGTGGCGTGCAGAGCTGCCAAAGTGGAACCATTGTAGTTGAAGACAGAAGCCAGGAAGACTGGTGCCTTGGGGAGCTCCACCTCTTTCAAATGCTTCCACATCTGGGCAGACTCAGTTCCCAGCACGGGGCGCCGGTGATAGGGCAGGGGGCCCCCGTGACGCTCCACAGTCACGTCCCGCAGGTAGGAGGGGTGCGGCAGCGGCCCCACCAGCAGCTCAGTCACATTGGGCTGGGGTTGTCCACCAAAGAAAACGATGGCCAGTGCTTCCCGGGCAGGCGGGGGGCTCCCCCTGTCCAGGTGGGCCAGGGCTGCAGCCTTGGGGGGCAGCTCCAGCTCTACCGAGAAGACGCAGTTGTCTGAGGGTTGGGCCTGAGCTGCATCCACCAGGCCTGGCCCTAGCTTCTGGGTCAGAAAGCTCATCACAGCCGTCAGCTCTTCTCGGCTCAGGTCTGCAAACAGCTGGCTCTGGCCAGGGTGTGTCCAGGGCTGGGCACTGTAGGATACAGAGGGGCAGTGGGGAGGCTGGCTGGAGCTACGTTGGCTGGTCAGCAAGACATAGGCCAGGGCAAAGACAGTAATGAGGGACAGTGCCAGGAACACGAGGACTACCTTGAGATTCATGGTGACTGCCGAGAGCTGAAATGAGAGTCCCGCCAGCTGCTCCTTCTGCTTACTGACATCAAATCAGGGTTTATATTCAGTAGGATGGATAGGAATAGTGAAAACTCCACCCTGTGGGTTGGACGGGAAATTTCTGACCTTGATTTATATAATTCTGCTCCAATTTTCTGTCCTGTGGTTTGGCTCAAGGTACTACTTCCACGTGCATAGCCTCTCCCCATCCCTGAACTCCTCCCAGCAGCACGGTCAGTACCCACTACCGATCTCCATCATTTAGACCAGATTAGAGGGCATTTGTATATACACTAGATTCTACCTTCCACCCAGAATGGGTCTGAGAAGTATGCAAATCTCAGACGCCCAATCAAGTCCCACGTACTACATGCAGCCACTCTAACTGTCCACTTTCCTACCTCCTGGCAGGCACTCCCCTCCAGTATTTCCAGGATCCACTGCCCAGCTCAGCAGTAAGCACTGTGTTCTGCCACATGCCTAAGACCAAGCCCTTGATCTGTAGTCTCAGGCCTCTTCCGTCTAGTCCGTGAGAAAGGAGTGGTGAAGGCCTGGGCACAGCAGTCAGATTTGTACACCAATCGCAGGTCCctaagctgtgtgacctgaggggAGTTACTTATCGTAAGTCTCAGTGCCCTCACCTATAAAGAAGGGATAAAACTACCCCAGAGATTCACGGAGAGTAAATGAGATCAGGCGCGTAAAGTGCTTAACAGCCTGGCACGGGCAGGCATTCAAAAATTGTCAGCTACTGGTAAGGATCTCTGAAACAGAATAGGGCAGATGTTCCTCCATTGTTCAAGACCTTAAATCCCTTTCTGCAGAGACAACAGATACCAGATCATTGGATACCAAAATGCTCCTCTGCAAGGTGGAAGTTAAGGAAACTTTATTTCAGAGGGAGCTAAGGTCCTAGATACCCCTCCAATTCATTTGAAAACCAAAAACCAGGGGTCCCTGGCATCTCCGCAAGAAACTTAAGACATTATTCAGAAGGAACTTTTAGTATAGAGCAAAGAAAATGACCGGGTCGGGTGTGCCTTGAACCAGGTGATTCCCCACACACGGAACTAGAGCGGCCTCTACTGGCAGTTCATGCGTAtcactggggagggaaggaaggaaggagctggGATTTTGCGAGGGTAGAAGGCAGCTTAGCTTTGGAAAGAGCTAACTTTCATTTAATTCAGACTGAAGACAAATGAAGGACCCACCCTTGCCTCTTGGTAGGCAGAAGCCTCAGCCTTTCCATTATTCCAGAGAAAAGAGGCAGCTCAGTTGGTATAAAGACACCCAATAGGGTGGCTGGAGGTATATGAGGAGGTGGGTATCCCAATGTGCACACACGTAAGTGTGGGTATGTTCCTGGACACCAGAGCATCGCATCAGGGTCTGCAGCTTTAGAAAGAGGTCAAAGTAcctgtatttttaataatttcttgacATGGTAAAAGAATTTTACATTACGATCCAAGGGTGGTAAGGTGAGGAGGAGGGACATGGGAACAATCCAACAAACGAAAAGGGAAACTGAGAAACACATGGTGGGAGGACGGAACATTTTAGCTGGAAGGGGTCTGAGGGTGGGTAGGGGCATTGCCCAACTAAAATGCAATTGGTTTGTTACTGAGTACTATTCATGGGAAGACAGCATCCTAACTCCTTCTCTAGAGCACACTGGGAGGAAAAATGATGCATCCAGATGGAAATATGATTGGGGGCTGCAAGACAGAGACGGGGGTAGAATAAAAGTCAGCAACAGACACAGAGAATCACCAGCAGACTCTCCAGTAGTGGTAGAATAGAAGTGGGGGTTGATGAGGGCTAACACAAAAGCTGTGACAAGTGACATCTCTGGAAGATTTGAGAGATAAGAGGCAACTCTTCTATGGTTTTGACTTGCCCAGCAGATTTCCACATACACACaatgtgtacatgcatgtgtgtgcatgcacacacatatacacacaagtgACCGCTTTCCCTGGAAGCACAAtactataaagaagaaaacatttctcCCAAAGGGAAAACCCAGTAGGAGCAGCAGCATCTGGCCTCACAGCTGCAGACACCCCCACCCCAATTTACAACTGGCCTGGGAAGAGGAAACCGGGATTCAGAGGACCAGCCTTTGCAAAAATGCCCCAAAGGACCCGAATCACAGAGGAAGGGGAACCCACTACCCCTGCTTCTCATCTTTCAGTTGTCCTCCAACTCACCAGCCTCGGGCACCAAGAGGCTACAATACCAGGAGACAATGGGCCCTGGTGGATGAGAACTAAGACACCTAACACCTTCtgaacgggggggggggggggggggggggtgtgtgggtgtgtgggtgtgtgggtgtgtgtgggtgtgggtgtgtgggtgtgtgggtgtgtgggtgtgtgtgacagagacagggtttgggggggtgggcagggctggggggaggggggcatcaAGTAACAGAGTAGGAAGGCATGTGTGTGCtgcatgtgtgtacgtgtgtgtatatgacacacatatgtgtatgtgaaaATCCTAGTTATAAAAACATCTGAAGCAGCTAGGGACTTGGCAGAAGGTCTAAGGTGTTTCTTGTCATGATCAGGTTCAAGGTGCAATGTATATAGATGGGAAACCCGAAGTCATCACCAGGGCAA from the Delphinus delphis chromosome 19, mDelDel1.2, whole genome shotgun sequence genome contains:
- the AOC2 gene encoding amine oxidase [copper-containing] 2, translated to MNLKVVLVFLALSLITVFALAYVLLTSQRSSSQPPHCPSVSYSAQPWTHPGQSQLFADLSREELTAVMSFLTQKLGPGLVDAAQAQPSDNCVFSVELELPPKAAALAHLDRGSPPPAREALAIVFFGGQPQPNVTELLVGPLPHPSYLRDVTVERHGGPLPYHRRPVLGTESAQMWKHLKEVELPKAPVFLASVFNYNGSTLAALHATPRGLRSGDRATWIALYHNISGVGIFLHPVGLELLLDHRALDPARWAVQQVFYLGHYYADLGQLEWEFKAGRLEVVRVPLPLPDGASSLRSRVSPGPLPPLQFSPQGSRYSVQGNLVASSLWTFTFGHGVFSGMRIFDVRFKGERVAYEVSVQECVSIYGADSPKTMMTRYLDSSYGLGHHSRGLVRGVDCPYQSTMVDIHVLVGKGAVQLLPGAVCVFEEAQGLPLRRHHGHLQSHFYGGLAGSALVVRSVSSVGNYDYIWDFVLHPNGALEGRVHATGYINTAFLSGGEESLLFGNRVGERVLGAVHTHAFHFKLDLDVAGLKNWVVAEDVVFKPVAAPWSPEHQLQRPQLTRQVLGREDLTAFFLGDPLPRYLYLASNQTNSWGHQRGYRIQIHSPLGIHMPLDSDMERALSWGRYQLVVTRRKEEESQSSSIYYQNDIWTPTAAFADFINNETLLGEDLVAWVTASFLHIPHAEDVPNTVTLGNRVGFLLRPYNFFDEDPSIFSPGSVYFEKGQDAGLCSVNHVACIPHLAACVPDLPPFSYQDL